A segment of the uncultured Methanobrevibacter sp. genome:
GATTTTTTCAAATTCTTCAAAGAATATTTTTATTAAAAGATTTTCGTTTCCTTCCTTGTGAAGTTCTTCTTTAAGTGTTGTAGTTCCGGACTGTAATTCTTCAGGGAAATCAGTCACGTTTAAATTAGCATCGATACCAACACCAATGATTACACTTTCAATTCTGTTGAATTTAGTAACGGCTTCAGTTAGAATTCCACAAACTTTTTTGCCATTAATCATTATGTCATTTGGCCATTTGATTTCTGGATTTTCAACACCAACTCTTTCTAAGGTTTTTGCAACCGCTACTCCAGTAGCTAATGTAATCAAAGGTAATTTTGAATAATCGACAATAGGGTTTACTATAATGGATAACCATACTCCGCCTAATGGAGATTCCCATGATTTTCCTGATCTGCCTTTTGCTCCGGTTTGTTTTTCAGAGATAACTACTGTTCCGTTTTCAGCATTGTTTTTTGATAAGAATTTTGCAACGGTGTTTGTTGAACTTACTTCTTTGTAGATGTATAAATTTTTACCAACATATTCGGTAT
Coding sequences within it:
- a CDS encoding biotin--[acetyl-CoA-carboxylase] ligase encodes the protein MRTEIVNLLKKENKLSDKTADELKNLEITDFAHIVKEIGKEKTEYLNSEEIQTDLDTEYVGKNLYIYKEVSSTNTVAKFLSKNNAENGTVVISEKQTGAKGRSGKSWESPLGGVWLSIIVNPIVDYSKLPLITLATGVAVAKTLERVGVENPEIKWPNDIMINGKKVCGILTEAVTKFNRIESVIIGVGIDANLNVTDFPEELQSGTTTLKEELHKEGNENLLIKIFFEEFEKINELFNSKEYEAILKEWRKRSYSIGKIVEVREPFNTYYDAYVLGISKEGALVVEKIDGTLEKVISGECIIKN